The Coregonus clupeaformis isolate EN_2021a chromosome 3, ASM2061545v1, whole genome shotgun sequence genome includes a region encoding these proteins:
- the LOC121537997 gene encoding extracellular matrix protein A-like, translating into MSKEGDRASVFKATKVRTKLKGDASWMQRCSEPQSEAEEEKPWMAEVRVNRLNGAPIDTSPVQSPTSKSPPSPTRPAEDRAPSAGYLIRGIFTKTDTKSAAISSTSNGFSGSPSSFTKRPSESYKRIAPHTVRRTSNLPVQTEDQLSPKEKEKREEAAMNVLRTSSVRQRSYVLSAANKYDSTEKPPETSPTTDVPYFVAKRVVITDNDDSVFTETLSVPEEPAAPSVKDVPPVCVKDVSPVCVKDVSPVSVKDVSPVCVKDVSPVSVKDVSPVSVKDVSPVSVKDVSPVSVKDVAPVSVKDVSPVSVKDVSPVSVKDVSPVSVKDVSPVSVKDVSPVSVKDVSPVSVKDVSPVCVKDVSPVSVKDVSPVSVKDVSPVSVKDVSPVSVKDVAPVSVKAASPVCVKDAPAVSVKDVSPVSVKDVSPVSVKDVSPVSVKDVSPVSVKDVAPVSVKDISPVSVKDVSPVSVKDVSPVSVKDVAPVSVKDVAPVSVKDVSPVSVKDVSPVSVKDVAPVYVKDVSPVSVKAASPVSVKAASPVSVKDVAPVSVKDVAPVSVKDVAPVSVKDVSPVSVKDVSPVSVKDVSPVSVKDVSPVSVKDVAPVSVKDVSPVSVKDVSPVSVKAASPVSVKDVAPVSVKDVAPVSVKDVSPVSVKDVSPVSVKDVSPVSVKDVSPVSVKAASPVSVKDVAPVKDVSPVSVKDVSPVSVKDVSPVSVKDVSPVSVKDVSPVSVKDVSPVTVKYVSPVSVTDVSPVSVKDVSPVSVKDVSPVSVKDVSPVSVKDVSPVSVKDVSPVSVKDVSPVSL; encoded by the exons ATGTCAAAAG aGGGGGACAGAGCATCAGTGTTCAAGGCCACTAAGGTTCGGACCAAGCTGAAGGGAGATGCCAGCTGGATGCAGAGATGCAGTGAACCCCAGTCTGAAGCAGAGGAGGAGAAACCATG GATGGCAGAAGTTAGAGTGAATCGTCTGAATGGAGCCCCTATAGACACCAGCCCAGTGCAATCCCCCACCTCCaagtcccctccctcccccaccagaCCTGCAGAAGACAG AGCACCATCTGCAGGATACCTTATCAG AGGGATTTTCACCAAGACAGACACCAAGTCTGCTGCCATCTCATCTACATCCAATGGCTTCAG TGGGTCACCATCCAGCTTCACCAAGAGGCCTTCAGAGAGCTACAAGAGAAT AGCTCCTCACACAGTGCGTCGCACCTCAAACCTCCCAGTTCAAACTGAGGACCAGCTTTCCCCAAAGGAGAAGGAGAAACG GGAGGAAGCAGCCATGAACGTGCTCAGGACCTCTTCAGTCCGACAACGCTCCTACGTCCTCTCAGCCGCCAACAAATATGA TTCTACAGAGAAACCACCAGAAACCTCCCCGACCACAGATGTTCCATATTTTGTGGCTAAAAG GGTGGTGATCACAGACAATGATGACTCTGTCTTCACTGAGACTCTCTCTGTCCCCGAAGAACCAGCTGCACCATCTGTGAAAGACGTCCCTCCTGTATGTGTGAAAGATGTCTCTCCTGTATGTGTGAAAGATGTCTCTCCTGTATCTGTGAAAGATGTCTCTCCTGTATGTGTGAAAGATGTCTCTCCTGTATCTGTGAAAGATGTCTCTCCTGTATCTGTGAAAGATGTCTCTCCTGTATCTGTGAAAGATGTCTCTCCTGTATCTGTGAAAGATGTCGCTCCTGTATCTGTGAAAGATGTCTCTCCTGTATCTGTGAAAGATGTCTCTCCTGTATCTGTGAAAGATGTCTCTCCTGTATCGGTGAAAGATGTCTCTCCTGTATCTGTGAAAGATGTCTCTCCTGTATCTGTGAAAGATGTCTCTCCTGTATCTGTGAAAGATGTCTCTCCTGTATGTGTGAAAGATGTCTCTCCTGTATCTGTGAAAGATGTCTCTCCTGTATCTGTGAAAGATGTCTCTCCTGTATCTGTGAAAGATGTCTCTCCTGTATCTGTGAAAGATGTCGCTCCTGTATCTGTGAAAGCTGCCTCTCCTGTATGTGTGAAAGATGCCCCTGCTGTATCTGTGAAAGATGTCTCTCCTGTATCTGTGAAAGATGTCTCTCCTGTATCTGTGAAAGATGTCTCTCCTGTATCTGTGAAAGATGTCTCTCCTGTATCTGTGAAAGATGTCGCTCCTGTATCTGTGAAAGATATCTCTCCTGTATCTGTGAAAGATGTCTCTCCTGTATCTGTGAAAGATGTCTCTCCTGTATCTGTGAAAGATGTCGCTCCTGTATCTGTGAAAGATGTCGCTCCTGTATCTGTGAAAGATGTCTCTCCTGTATCTGTGAAAGATGTCTCTCCTGTATCTGTGAAAGATGTCGCTCCTGTATATGTGAAAGATGTCTCTCCTGTATCTGTGAAAGCTGCCTCTCCTGTATCTGTGAAAGCTGCCTCTCCTGTATCTGTGAAAGATGTCGCTCCTGTATCTGTGAAAGATGTCGCTCCTGTATCTGTGAAAGATGTCGCTCCTGTATCTGTGAAAGATGTCTCTCCTGTATCTGTGAAAGATGTCTCTCCTGTATCTGTGAAAGATGTCTCTCCTGTATCTGTGAAAGATGTCTCTCCTGTATCTGTGAAAGATGTCGCTCCTGTATCTGTGAAAGATGTCTCTCCTGTATCTGTGAAAGATGTCTCTCCTGTATCTGTGAAAGCTGCCTCTCCTGTATCTGTGAAAGATGTCGCTCCTGTATCTGTGAAAGATGTCGCTCCTGTATCTGTGAAAGATGTCTCTCCTGTATCTGTGAAAGATGTCTCTCCTGTATCTGTGAAAGATGTCTCTCCTGTATCTGTGAAAGATGTCTCTCCTGTATCTGTGAAAGCTGCCTCTCCTGTATCTGTGAAAGATGTCGCTCCTGTGAAAGATGTCTCTCCTGTATCTGTGAAAGATGTCTCTCCTGTATCTGTGAAAGATGTCTCTCCTGTATCTGTGAAAGATGTCTCTCCTGTATCTGTGAAAGATGTCTCTCCTGTATCTGTGAAAGATGTCTCTCCTGTAACTGTGAAATATGTCTCTCCTGTGTCTGTGACAGATGTCTCTCCTGTATCTGTGAAAGATGTCTCTCCTGTGTCTGTGAAAGATGTCTCTCCTGTATCTGTGAAAGATGTCTCTCCTGTATCTGTGAAAGATGTCTCTCCTGTGTCTGTGAAAGATGTCTCTCCTGTGTCTGTGAAAGATGTCTCTCCTGTGTCT CTGTGA